The Staphylococcus sp. 17KM0847 DNA segment TAATTTTTGAATAGCTTCATTTAAGTTGTTCAATAATAAATAAGCTCTATCATAGCGTTTGATTTTGTCTTGTAAAATTTCCTTCAACAACTGTGTCTCTCCATATGATAGAGCTCTGTTAGGCATTTTGAGTTCTAAGGAAGTTTGATCATTTATCAGAAACGTATCTGTAAATCTGTATTTAATATTATCTTCAGGAAATATAACATCATTATTATATATTTTTCTATAATAGTTTATTAATATAGGTTCTAAATCTTTAGTATTTGGATAGACAGGTATATCATGCACAATATACATTAGTAACTCTGCTAGGAAATCATCCTCATTAATATATATTCCCTTTAATGTATTTACTAACTCTAATCTATTGTATGTATCATTTATAGTGTAAGTTATTAAATAAGTAACTGGTTCATCATTATTAATGTCAAAAATAACTTCTTTTATAATGTCGTATAGCGAACTCAGATCCTCATACTTTTCTAAATTAACTTCTAATTTTCCATCTGCATCACTTATTGGATTTTCGTCACTAGTAATAAAAGTTCTTAATAATTTTGATTTATTATAAATATCTTTTCTTTTAATATTTATCTTCCTTTCTAACTCAAATTATAAATATATTTTGAATGTTATTTTAAGATATTATAAAATTGAGCCAAATTTTAATTTCATCCACTTTTAATTTATTATAAAGTGGGTGTTGAATTTGCATGTATTCTATTACTTTTTATTATTTCTATTTGGATATCTCTAATTAGATTTATACTTGTAAGTATAGCTTCACCTTGATTGAGTTTTTTTATTTGCCTAATTGATTGATCTGACAAATGGTTCTTTATAACTTCTATTTCGTTTTTATGAGTAAGTCTGTGAACTAAAAGTGTCCCGATTTGACCTAATAGTTCTTTTGGAACATCATGGGGATTTTGAGTGGTTAAAAATAAAAATATACCTTTTTTTCTTCCTTCTCGTGCAATATTTGTTAAACCAAATTGAAAATTATTCTCATCATTAACTTTGGAATAGCGATGAACTTCATCAATGAACATGACAAATGCTATATTATTTTTTTGCTTTTTGTCAATTATATATGTACTAATTAAATCTATTATCATTCCTCCAATACTATCACTTACACCAATAGTAGAAGTGTTAATATATAAACTATGATTATCTGTATTATTTAAAAATTTATCCATTTCTTCAATCAAATCGAATTTTCCATCAGTTTTTTGAGAGAAAAATTTCAATAAATTAGTGTTAGTTAATTTATAATCAATTTTCTGAACTAGCCATTGTTTTTGATTAAATTGAAATGATCCAGTAATATATTTTTTCATTGACTTATCAAGTTCAACTGCCTCTTCAGTAATCTGACTAGAAAGTAATGACAACTCAAAAGATGTATCTTCCTCCCTTAACTTTGAAAGTTCATTTGCTACATCAATAGGAGTTTTCCCAACCTTTATATATGTTTTGTTAATACCCTCTTTTTTTTGATAACGAAGACTTTTTATTGCATCAGCTAAAACAGCAGGTTGACTTGAATCATTTGTTTCAAATAGTGTAGCCCATTGACTAAATGTTAATCTACCTGCATCTACAACTGTATCTATACCTAAGCTTAGCTTTTTTATATTTTGATTTTCATCAAATGAATCTGAGTATTCTCCGGTAGGATCTATTATTAATAATTTTTTATTGTTATTAATTAGTTTATCTAGAATAGATAATGATGAGGTAGACTTACCACTATTTGTAGTACCAATTGCCATAAGATGTCTATCAAATAAAGTACTTGAATAAAGAGAAACTTCTTCAGATGGTGCGTTTGAAAGTTTTGCGAACGATTTCAACTTACTATCGGTACTGTCTGCATATTTTGGTCTAAGTTCTATGGATTGTAAATAAATTTCTATTATTCTTTTATTTGCAAAGTAAACTCTATCTGTCAATCCTACATTAGAAAAACCTGGAAGTTTAAATTTATTACTATCACTCGATAAAACTCCGATTAAATCTATATTTAATTCAGGATAAATTTTTTCAGAAATATTATTTAGTAGTGCATTATGAACACTGTCTGAATTTGGAATTTTCGATTGATAAACTTCTCCTAAGAATAAACCTGACACCGATTCAACTATAACTAAATAATTTATTGTATTTGGTATGATTAACTCTTTCCTAATTTTTTTAAATTTTAACCATGAAAGATTTTCAACTTGAACAACACTAGTATCTTTATAAACCTGTGAGATCATACCTAAATAATAATTATTTTTATCATTATCTGCATACAACATATCAATCACTATTCTCACCTCTAGAGAAGAAATACGTTAAATCATTATTCATTGTGGCTTGAAGAAATGAGATATTGTAGTCACTTTTCATTAATTTCAATAGCTCTTGCCAATTTTCATTAGGTTGTTCAGGTTCAATAATGTAGTCTGTAACTAATAATGTTAAACTTGGATTTGTTTTTATTGCTTGAATAATCATTTGAGAAATATGATTGTCTGCAAAACTAAATCCTGAGGTGATAAGAACAGTATTTGATTTACGAAGTAAAGATTGAAATTTTGTAAATAAATCAAAATAAGGTTTTTCATAGCTCTGCATATATTTATTTGAACTAGGAAAAATCATTATTGGATTAATAACTTCCCCCTTATTTTTTCTGATAATATTATTATTTTGTCTTTCCCAAGTCAACGAACCGTGAATTTTCAATAAATTCAATACGTTTTTTTTATAAGACTCTTTTTGTGATCTTACTTCCGATATTGGCTTAGATAAATGCCATTCAAACATGTCGATATCAAAAATTGGTGTATGAGCAAAAGTAAATCCATCAAATACTGTATAGTTTAAACTATATGCACTTTCTTCAACTACAATATCATAATTAGTAGTTACTACTGAAAGACGATTTGGAGCTTTATGTAAGTTTGTTAGTTGATTAATTAAAACTCCATGCTTAAACTTACTTTCATCATAATCATAAGATGTCTTTTCTTTGATAATTTCTATAATTTTTTTGAATGAATTGTTAAATTTTGATTTATCATTTCCTGATACAAAGGGTGAAAATGATTGTAATTGAGATAGAAAATCTTCTAAATTAAAATAATCCTCTGAACTTTGGCTATATTTGCACATTGAAGTTAGCTTATCTAAGGTGAAACAATAAGGCTCTTGTAATTGATTCCTGATTTCTTCACCTAACATATCAACTGTATATCCATAATTTTTATCTTTGTTCCCTACTACTGAAGCTCCAGCTCCAACTAAAAGTATTATATTATCAAAAGGACCCATAAAAGCAAAAATTTCATTAGCAATTAATTTGTTGAATATGTCCTCATTTATGGATTCATCTTTGTCTAAAAGTTCTTTTTCATCTTTATAATATTTATTACTATCATCTTTTGAAAATATTACACTTTTACTTATAAATTTGTTGTTCATCGTTATCCCTCTAATCATCTCACAATATGAACTTATTAAATAATGTATTTCCAAATATTATGGCAACATTGGAAAATGATTAAGTCAAAAATGCTTTATACATAACTACATTATTATTTTATCAATTATTTATTATTGAAAGTAAAATTTCAATAATATTCTTTACTTCCATAACTAATAATGAAGTAATTGTAAATACTATTACTGCTTATATAGAAAATCTCTTTATCAAATAATATACCCCCTATATTCCTCATTTTCAAGAAAATTCTATATCTTTATTTCAATTCATTGAGCTCATATTCAGGTAATCTATTTATCAATTCCATTGTTCTAACACTTACAGTAATTGTTGATAATAAAAGATTGAAAATATATTCTGGGTATTCACTATATTCATTTGGATCTTCATATATTCCTGATTTCTTGTCAGTCTTTAATTCATACCGATCCATAACCCATTCCACGGGCGATTTGCCATTAATAATATATTGATGCACTTCTAGAGGTATGGTTTCAATTATAATATAATTATTAAATGAAATATATTATTCATCTTTTTTGTTCAAATATTTAATTTTAGGAACCTTATAACTATGGAGTTTAGTTTTTTATTAATAACTACACTTTCTAATTTTTTTGATTTTCATAATTCAAATGTAATTCAATAAGCTTTTCACCAATTGTAAATTTGTAGAATATTTTTCTCTATAAACTGGTGAGTGTAACACACCGTATATATATTTAAATACATCATTTTTTATCAAAAACATGTAATTTCTCATGTATATTGAAGTTATTTTTAACATCATTTAAAGGAAAACATTGAGTCTCTGCATCCATCATATTAGCATCAGGAGTATTTCTTGTAATAAATACACTAAATTCTTTTCTTGCACTTGTTCCATTTAATACAATACACATGTTTTCAAAAGGAACTGGATGCCTATGTCCCAGCCCTTTATGAAGATGTTTATTTAATGTGGATAGAAAATCATAGAACTGAAATTAGAGGAACGACATTAGCTAGTAAAGAAAGTAAATTTAAAAATAGGATATTGCCTAAATTCGGGCGAATCCCGATTAAAGAGATTTCTCGTGTATATTGTCAAACAGTTGTAAATGAATGGTCTAAAGAGATGAAAGCTTTTAATGATTATGTAATACAAGCAAGATTAGTTTTCAATTATGCTATGAAACTTGAACCCATTGATAAAAATCCTATGGAATATATAACTCTTCCAAGCCTATTAGAAGACAAAGTATTTGTAAAGCAATCTCGCAAGTTTTTAACTAAAGAAGAATTGAAACAATTTATGATCTATCTCGAAGAAGAGAATAAAACACCGAATACATGTCTTTTTAGACTACTCGCTTTCACTGGGATGCGTAAAGGTGAAGTGCTTACCTTACACTGGTCTGATATAAACTTTGTTAATAAGGATTTATACGTTAAAAAGACAGTGGCAAAAGTGAAAAATAAACATATTCTACAACCACCTAAAACACATGAGTCTCAAAGGTGGATAGATATTGATAATCAAACTATCAGTAAACTTTTACAGTGGAAAGAAGAGCAAAAACTTCAATATGAAGAATACGGATTTTTAGTCGCTAGTGATAAAGAGCAACCTATTTTTTCAACTTACCATACTAGACTAAATAAAATAAAGTACATGCGTGTATCGACACCAAATGACAAATTAGAGGCATTTTCAGATCTTCATAAGATACACGTACATGGCTTCAGGCATACCCATGCTTCGCTATTATTCGAATCAGGGGTAACCCTAAAAGACGTACAAACTAGATTAGGTCATAGTGATATAAAAACGACAATGGACATTTATACGCACATTACTCAATCATCTAGAGAAAAGTCAGCTGAAAAATTCCAAAATCACATAAATTTTTAATATATAATATGAACTTATTAAGTCCAGGGGTATTATCATGCAAAAAGCATATAAAAAGCACTTCTCGAGTATTTTCGAGAAGTGCTGTAAACGTTGATATAACAACGATATTAACGTTTTGAGAATTGTGGTGAACG contains these protein-coding regions:
- a CDS encoding ATP-binding protein; its protein translation is MLYADNDKNNYYLGMISQVYKDTSVVQVENLSWLKFKKIRKELIIPNTINYLVIVESVSGLFLGEVYQSKIPNSDSVHNALLNNISEKIYPELNIDLIGVLSSDSNKFKLPGFSNVGLTDRVYFANKRIIEIYLQSIELRPKYADSTDSKLKSFAKLSNAPSEEVSLYSSTLFDRHLMAIGTTNSGKSTSSLSILDKLINNNKKLLIIDPTGEYSDSFDENQNIKKLSLGIDTVVDAGRLTFSQWATLFETNDSSQPAVLADAIKSLRYQKKEGINKTYIKVGKTPIDVANELSKLREEDTSFELSLLSSQITEEAVELDKSMKKYITGSFQFNQKQWLVQKIDYKLTNTNLLKFFSQKTDGKFDLIEEMDKFLNNTDNHSLYINTSTIGVSDSIGGMIIDLISTYIIDKKQKNNIAFVMFIDEVHRYSKVNDENNFQFGLTNIAREGRKKGIFLFLTTQNPHDVPKELLGQIGTLLVHRLTHKNEIEVIKNHLSDQSIRQIKKLNQGEAILTSINLIRDIQIEIIKSNRIHANSTPTL
- a CDS encoding type ISP restriction/modification enzyme → MSFNNYIIIETIPLEVHQYIINGKSPVEWVMDRYELKTDKKSGIYEDPNEYSEYPEYIFNLLLSTITVSVRTMELINRLPEYELNELK
- a CDS encoding site-specific integrase, coding for MFHLIQYTCFQKELDAYVPALYEDVYLMWIENHRTEIRGTTLASKESKFKNRILPKFGRIPIKEISRVYCQTVVNEWSKEMKAFNDYVIQARLVFNYAMKLEPIDKNPMEYITLPSLLEDKVFVKQSRKFLTKEELKQFMIYLEEENKTPNTCLFRLLAFTGMRKGEVLTLHWSDINFVNKDLYVKKTVAKVKNKHILQPPKTHESQRWIDIDNQTISKLLQWKEEQKLQYEEYGFLVASDKEQPIFSTYHTRLNKIKYMRVSTPNDKLEAFSDLHKIHVHGFRHTHASLLFESGVTLKDVQTRLGHSDIKTTMDIYTHITQSSREKSAEKFQNHINF
- a CDS encoding type ISP restriction/modification enzyme, whose product is MMLKITSIYMRNYMFLIKNDVFKYIYGVLHSPVYREKYSTNLQLVKSLLNYI
- a CDS encoding SIR2 family protein; translated protein: MNNKFISKSVIFSKDDSNKYYKDEKELLDKDESINEDIFNKLIANEIFAFMGPFDNIILLVGAGASVVGNKDKNYGYTVDMLGEEIRNQLQEPYCFTLDKLTSMCKYSQSSEDYFNLEDFLSQLQSFSPFVSGNDKSKFNNSFKKIIEIIKEKTSYDYDESKFKHGVLINQLTNLHKAPNRLSVVTTNYDIVVEESAYSLNYTVFDGFTFAHTPIFDIDMFEWHLSKPISEVRSQKESYKKNVLNLLKIHGSLTWERQNNNIIRKNKGEVINPIMIFPSSNKYMQSYEKPYFDLFTKFQSLLRKSNTVLITSGFSFADNHISQMIIQAIKTNPSLTLLVTDYIIEPEQPNENWQELLKLMKSDYNISFLQATMNNDLTYFFSRGENSD